A portion of the Adhaeribacter radiodurans genome contains these proteins:
- a CDS encoding terminase small subunit, protein MNTENTTLTDKQERFCQEYLIDLNATQAAIRAGYSRETANEQGSQNLAKLSIHARIRELKSNRAEQLHLDAFWVLKRLIDISNRAMQVEPVLWFNPETKQMEETGEYRFDSAGAVKATELIGKHIGFFEEHNSQKKPETIIKNTFSLKRRAPLPVRE, encoded by the coding sequence ATGAATACTGAAAATACAACACTTACCGATAAGCAAGAACGCTTCTGCCAGGAATATTTAATTGATTTAAATGCTACCCAAGCTGCCATACGGGCTGGATATAGCAGAGAAACTGCTAATGAACAAGGCTCCCAGAACTTAGCAAAACTTAGTATTCACGCGCGTATAAGAGAGCTAAAATCTAACCGGGCGGAACAACTGCATTTAGATGCTTTCTGGGTATTAAAGCGCCTTATTGACATCTCTAACCGGGCCATGCAGGTTGAGCCGGTCCTTTGGTTTAATCCGGAAACTAAGCAAATGGAAGAAACGGGTGAATATCGCTTTGATTCTGCCGGCGCTGTTAAAGCTACGGAGTTAATCGGTAAACATATTGGCTTCTTTGAGGAACACAACAGCCAGAAAAAACCGGAAACTATCATTAAAAATACTTTCTCCTTAAAAAGACGGGCTCCCCTCCCAGTAAGAGAATAA
- a CDS encoding SOS response-associated peptidase: protein MCGRYSETKDINVLEERFDLQIDKKYKPNYNASPGNVLPVITNKDPKNLTFMQWTLLPHWSKERKIKYSTFNAKAEELTEKPSFRSLITTKRCLVPASGFYEWKDVTPEETDMFGQRLPNPKTKKEKQIYFINLKSDELFAMAGLWDEWIDQKTGEIVSSFTIITTTANELVKPIHPERMPVILTRETEKLWLDNSLSKEQLLALLTPYEAQEMKAKPLPGIVDFPNPK, encoded by the coding sequence ATGTGCGGACGTTACTCAGAAACTAAAGATATTAATGTATTGGAAGAGCGGTTTGACTTGCAAATAGATAAGAAGTATAAGCCCAATTATAATGCCTCTCCAGGGAATGTGTTACCGGTGATAACTAACAAAGATCCAAAGAACCTCACCTTTATGCAGTGGACGCTTTTGCCGCATTGGTCCAAAGAACGTAAAATTAAATACAGCACATTTAATGCGAAAGCAGAAGAACTCACTGAGAAGCCTTCCTTCCGGAGCCTTATTACTACAAAGCGCTGCTTAGTGCCCGCTAGTGGCTTTTATGAATGGAAGGATGTGACTCCAGAAGAGACGGACATGTTTGGTCAACGATTACCTAATCCGAAAACCAAGAAGGAAAAGCAAATATATTTTATCAATTTAAAATCGGACGAGCTCTTTGCCATGGCTGGTTTATGGGATGAGTGGATAGATCAGAAAACGGGAGAAATAGTATCTTCATTCACCATTATTACCACAACTGCCAACGAGTTAGTAAAACCTATTCATCCGGAACGAATGCCGGTAATATTAACCCGGGAAACGGAAAAACTCTGGTTGGATAATAGCTTATCAAAGGAGCAGTTATTAGCCCTTCTAACGCCCTATGAAGCCCAGGAGATGAAAGCAAAGCCACTACCTGGTATTGTTGACTTTCCTAATCCTAAATAA
- a CDS encoding RHS repeat protein, with protein sequence MKSIHSVKAFYGLLLSLMIICAIPVPGYGGKCGNDDNCGLDCPCDCENNCDGGNKFYPYTGNVHRVMKDLEAWGSVGEIPLTWMRNYNSRGGIGRGGFSMWRYSFQYDMYMDKPNENGQAQVYIHYPEGGRNLFVKDKNADVWHPANGVDKQLFQKGDDFYLREANGQRYHFRQFTTASKIDYYRLLDIKDSQGNLYQLHYNKDRLLSRVTEPAGRYLQITYSTINNKQVITQVTTNEGRSVRYNYDVYNDGVSSWERLVSVDYSNGEKAVYSYKQSEQFGVPLLEHAVDTRYQGPASNMIYVYNDSIAAGYIREERNGKTGEIMASLLVEDGKRQVCFPNGKVNTYEIAALGKVQEFRDGLGRRTRYTYDEGGTGFIKTIEDALGRVTTYNKRTIYGSPLEITYPDGSKEKWTRDEWDLVLTHTDELDRVTNYTRDFHHRVTRIDYPDGANERFTYNNFGQVLTHIRKNRGIEKNEYDSKGQRISFTDALGNITRYTYNSAGLVASITDARGNTSQQEWDNDRGLQTKITYPDGSSRSFAYDSFGSRTSATDELGHTWKTVFDEFKRLQSSTDPLGRTIKIYYDLPGGICGCTHTDNKPTQRVLPSGLKTEVEYDLMWEKTLETIGAGTLEEATTFYEYDVVGNLTTRINPEGKQWAISYDARNRRNAITDPLGNKTKWTYDAVGNKITDIRPDGGINSYTYDALNRVTSTTDPKGQLTKMTYDAEGNMLTLTDPKNNTYNFTYDKLNRQTRMTYPDGTSERYTYDALGNLIKYTTMAGQVRSYTYDSRNREIASIWTSPYNGEITPAITRTYDKAGRLLSESSSVSTLTYTYNEANERISETQQVAGAGSAKKVSYTYNQDGLLKTITYPEGAEVGYAYTGRNQIKIIGNEEAPLVTYSYDLNGNRILKKLQNGTFTDYTYDAANHLLSLDHQKSKSFGRFDYSYDKVGNRTFVQRDNAKGDVYAYDATDQITKVQYNVSNPGGTPTNASREVNYAWDMTGNRTMVTENNTSTDYKSNNLNQYIQVADNVLSFSKNKNLTVHNGWTYSYDSQNRLVKAVKGTTTFTFAYDPRNRCVKRTINTTITFLYYDKWNLIEERNENDAQVFSYFNGAELDEILMRASSIEPIFYHQDVLGSVTQLTNFSGNVVEKYNYDVFGSPTIKNATQITLATSAYKNRLLFTGRELTQELGLYDFRNRMYSPSLGKFLQLDPIRFDARDYNLYRYVGNNPLNNVDPFGLKTLSPPPDVEEGDRCGFYQSVSSDTFTKITMEDCCPPKGGRRIVTETWTCELNRMGTPVWKITNRKNGECR encoded by the coding sequence ATGAAATCAATACATTCTGTAAAAGCTTTTTATGGGCTTTTACTAAGCTTAATGATAATATGTGCTATTCCTGTTCCAGGTTATGGTGGCAAATGTGGTAATGATGATAATTGTGGTCTGGATTGCCCCTGTGACTGTGAAAATAATTGTGATGGAGGAAATAAATTCTACCCTTATACTGGTAATGTCCACCGTGTAATGAAAGATTTAGAAGCATGGGGAAGTGTGGGCGAAATTCCATTAACCTGGATGCGAAATTACAACAGCCGCGGAGGCATTGGACGGGGAGGCTTTTCTATGTGGCGTTATAGCTTTCAGTATGATATGTACATGGATAAACCGAATGAAAATGGCCAAGCTCAAGTGTATATCCATTACCCAGAAGGAGGAAGGAATCTCTTTGTTAAAGATAAAAATGCAGATGTGTGGCATCCGGCTAATGGAGTAGATAAACAGCTTTTTCAAAAAGGGGATGATTTTTACCTTCGGGAAGCGAATGGTCAAAGATATCATTTTCGCCAATTCACCACGGCATCAAAAATTGACTATTATCGGTTATTGGACATTAAAGATAGCCAGGGTAATCTTTACCAGTTACACTATAATAAAGACCGATTATTAAGCCGGGTTACTGAGCCGGCTGGCCGTTACTTGCAGATAACCTATAGCACAATAAATAATAAGCAGGTAATTACCCAAGTAACCACAAATGAGGGGCGTAGCGTAAGATATAATTACGATGTGTATAATGATGGTGTTTCCAGTTGGGAACGCTTAGTCAGCGTAGATTACAGCAACGGGGAAAAAGCTGTTTATTCGTACAAGCAAAGCGAACAATTTGGTGTTCCCTTGTTGGAACATGCCGTTGATACCCGCTATCAAGGGCCGGCTTCTAATATGATTTATGTTTATAATGATAGCATTGCTGCTGGTTACATACGGGAAGAACGAAACGGCAAAACGGGTGAGATAATGGCCAGCTTACTTGTGGAGGATGGAAAGAGACAGGTTTGCTTCCCTAATGGCAAGGTAAATACTTACGAAATAGCAGCCTTGGGCAAAGTGCAGGAATTTAGGGATGGCTTAGGGCGCCGCACCCGATATACTTATGATGAAGGTGGAACCGGTTTTATTAAGACAATAGAAGATGCACTGGGCCGGGTAACCACCTACAATAAGCGTACTATTTACGGCAGTCCCTTAGAAATAACCTACCCGGATGGTTCGAAGGAAAAGTGGACCCGTGATGAATGGGATTTGGTATTAACCCACACCGATGAGTTAGATCGGGTAACCAACTATACCCGGGATTTCCACCATCGGGTAACCCGTATTGATTACCCGGATGGAGCAAATGAGCGGTTTACTTACAACAACTTTGGTCAGGTGCTTACTCATATTCGGAAGAATAGAGGAATTGAGAAAAATGAATATGACAGTAAAGGACAGCGCATCTCCTTTACCGATGCTTTAGGAAATATTACCCGTTACACCTATAATAGTGCCGGTTTAGTAGCTTCTATAACTGATGCCCGGGGAAACACATCTCAACAAGAGTGGGATAATGATCGGGGCCTACAAACCAAAATAACGTACCCAGATGGCAGTTCTCGTTCTTTTGCCTACGATTCTTTTGGGAGCCGCACTTCGGCTACAGATGAATTGGGTCATACCTGGAAAACTGTTTTTGATGAATTTAAGAGACTTCAAAGCAGCACCGATCCACTCGGTCGGACAATCAAGATTTATTACGATTTGCCGGGTGGAATTTGCGGTTGTACCCATACGGATAATAAGCCTACTCAAAGGGTTTTACCCAGCGGCTTAAAAACTGAGGTAGAATACGACTTAATGTGGGAAAAAACCCTGGAAACAATAGGAGCTGGAACGTTGGAAGAGGCTACTACTTTTTATGAGTACGATGTAGTAGGCAATTTAACTACCCGCATTAACCCGGAAGGAAAACAGTGGGCAATCAGCTACGACGCAAGAAACCGCCGCAATGCTATTACCGATCCGCTAGGAAATAAGACCAAATGGACCTATGATGCCGTGGGTAATAAGATAACCGATATAAGGCCGGATGGTGGCATTAATAGCTACACGTACGATGCTTTGAACCGAGTGACGAGTACTACTGACCCGAAAGGACAGTTAACCAAAATGACTTATGATGCCGAGGGCAATATGCTTACCCTAACGGATCCGAAGAATAATACCTATAATTTTACTTACGACAAGTTGAACCGCCAAACCCGAATGACTTACCCGGATGGTACCTCGGAACGATACACTTACGATGCTTTAGGAAACTTAATTAAATATACCACTATGGCAGGTCAGGTACGCTCGTATACTTATGATAGCCGTAATCGCGAGATAGCATCTATTTGGACCTCACCTTACAACGGTGAAATTACCCCGGCCATTACCCGCACTTATGATAAGGCCGGCCGACTTTTATCGGAAAGCAGCAGTGTAAGTACCTTAACTTATACCTATAACGAGGCTAATGAACGGATAAGTGAAACTCAACAGGTAGCTGGCGCGGGCAGTGCTAAAAAAGTAAGCTATACCTATAACCAAGATGGTTTACTTAAGACCATTACCTACCCGGAAGGTGCCGAAGTGGGTTATGCTTATACCGGTAGGAACCAGATTAAAATCATCGGGAATGAGGAGGCACCTTTGGTAACCTATAGTTATGATTTAAATGGTAATCGCATACTAAAAAAATTGCAGAATGGTACCTTTACGGATTACACATATGATGCGGCAAATCATCTTTTAAGCCTAGATCATCAGAAGTCTAAATCTTTTGGACGGTTTGACTATAGTTATGACAAAGTAGGCAACAGGACTTTTGTGCAGCGGGATAATGCCAAAGGGGATGTGTATGCTTATGATGCCACGGACCAAATAACGAAGGTGCAGTATAATGTTTCCAACCCTGGTGGTACACCTACTAATGCCAGCAGGGAGGTAAACTATGCTTGGGATATGACGGGTAATAGAACCATGGTAACCGAAAATAATACATCTACTGATTATAAAAGCAATAACTTGAATCAATATATCCAAGTTGCTGATAATGTTCTGTCATTTTCCAAAAACAAAAATTTAACAGTACATAATGGCTGGACTTACTCTTACGATTCGCAGAATCGATTAGTGAAAGCAGTAAAAGGAACTACTACTTTTACTTTTGCTTATGATCCGCGAAATCGTTGTGTCAAACGTACCATCAATACTACAATCACTTTTCTTTATTATGATAAGTGGAACTTAATTGAAGAAAGAAATGAGAATGATGCCCAGGTATTTTCTTATTTTAATGGAGCTGAACTCGACGAAATTTTAATGAGGGCTTCATCTATTGAGCCAATTTTTTACCATCAGGATGTTCTTGGTAGTGTAACTCAGTTGACAAATTTCTCTGGTAATGTAGTAGAAAAGTATAATTATGATGTGTTTGGAAGCCCCACGATTAAAAATGCAACTCAAATAACTCTTGCCACTAGTGCTTATAAAAATCGCCTTCTGTTTACCGGAAGAGAATTAACTCAAGAGTTGGGCTTATATGATTTTCGCAATCGAATGTACTCACCTTCATTAGGAAAGTTCTTGCAACTCGATCCAATTAGGTTCGATGCACGTGATTACAATCTATATAGGTATGTTGGGAATAATCCATTGAATAATGTTGACCCTTTTGGATTAAAAACATTATCTCCACCTCCTGATGTAGAGGAAGGGGATAGATGTGGGTTTTATCAATCTGTCAGTAGTGATACATTTACTAAAATCACTATGGAAGATTGTTGCCCACCAAAAGGCGGTAGGCGAATAGTAACTGAAACGTGGACTTGTGAACTGAATCGTATGGGAACTCCTGTTTGGAAAATAACTAATCGAAAAAATGGGGAGTGTCGATAA
- a CDS encoding terminase small subunit codes for MIQGNNCKRRTKHGRPRRFITPEALWQAASAYFEWCDINPLTKPELNRWYGKQDCISLIRPYTLRGFCQFNKIGVNYLKQLKASLAPHEQELYFTIIRIEKIIWVQQFEGACVGAFNPLIIARSLALNNKTQQVNLFF; via the coding sequence ATGATACAAGGTAATAATTGTAAAAGACGAACCAAACACGGACGGCCTCGCAGATTTATCACTCCTGAGGCTCTATGGCAGGCTGCTAGTGCGTACTTTGAATGGTGCGACATTAATCCACTTACCAAACCAGAATTGAATAGGTGGTATGGAAAACAGGACTGTATCTCCTTAATCAGGCCCTATACCCTTCGCGGATTTTGCCAATTTAATAAAATTGGTGTTAACTACTTAAAACAATTAAAAGCTAGTCTAGCGCCCCATGAACAGGAACTATATTTCACCATTATCCGCATTGAAAAAATAATATGGGTGCAGCAGTTTGAAGGGGCATGCGTGGGAGCTTTTAACCCGCTTATTATAGCCCGGTCCTTGGCTCTTAATAATAAGACTCAACAAGTAAATTTATTCTTCTAA
- a CDS encoding DUF3800 domain-containing protein translates to MYLMYVDESGDAGVFTGGNSQHYILSGIIIHVNDWKDCLERLVKYRKSLRDSIGLQPRVELHCSELIRIQKIEEYKAIPKYLRMALINSFVSEMPIIFSKGKIINICLKKLELPQCKDFQVLAWSRLIQRYDTFLKKTDNSKGIIISDDSGEAILRALLRKMRVYNPVTSHFQRYHNPVIDNIIEDIFYRDSSHSHIIQAADFIAHCLYRKEFPKGSLKKYGLDRVFNTLEPILLKQASNIDQLGIVRK, encoded by the coding sequence ATGTATTTAATGTATGTTGATGAAAGCGGGGATGCTGGAGTCTTTACAGGTGGTAATTCTCAACATTATATATTAAGTGGGATCATAATTCATGTAAATGATTGGAAGGATTGCTTAGAAAGATTAGTTAAATATAGAAAGTCTTTAAGAGACTCTATAGGTTTACAACCCAGGGTTGAGTTACATTGCTCTGAACTTATTCGCATTCAGAAAATAGAAGAATATAAAGCAATACCTAAATACCTGCGTATGGCTTTGATAAATTCCTTTGTTAGTGAAATGCCGATAATATTTTCAAAAGGCAAGATAATTAATATCTGTTTGAAGAAACTAGAACTTCCACAATGCAAAGATTTTCAAGTTTTAGCTTGGTCTAGGTTAATTCAAAGATATGATACCTTTTTAAAAAAAACGGATAACAGCAAAGGAATAATAATAAGTGATGATTCCGGAGAAGCTATTTTAAGAGCATTGCTTAGAAAAATGAGAGTTTATAATCCTGTCACCTCACATTTTCAGAGATATCACAATCCAGTTATTGATAATATAATTGAAGATATATTTTATAGAGATTCGTCTCATTCACATATAATACAAGCTGCTGACTTTATTGCTCATTGCTTATATAGAAAAGAATTCCCGAAAGGAAGTTTAAAGAAGTATGGGTTAGATCGAGTATTTAATACACTTGAACCTATTTTATTAAAACAAGCAAGTAATATCGATCAATTAGGAATAGTGCGCAAATAA
- a CDS encoding T9SS type A sorting domain-containing protein produces the protein MKPTIFFALSWLLIVFKVSGQSECPGCCQIIVSPVVPKPAAGDIVSVTCTTLTVKWKGSSGNQSYLVKGTYLDPFSNEKTETDSANNIACTSNQNCTATIPVVPGTVVKWTVQAVQVIDDKTFVSYPLRGNQEAHILTCEPSQVINSPTFIPSKSLLLNSEGGAKMYPNPVTSILTIDLKNSSEKVISKNDVIQIYDVKGNKVISKPSTPNNMRLNVNQLKNGIYIIQIENSQGKVVYKARFIKE, from the coding sequence ATGAAACCAACAATATTTTTTGCCCTAAGCTGGCTTTTAATTGTATTTAAAGTTTCCGGTCAAAGTGAATGTCCTGGATGCTGCCAAATAATTGTAAGCCCAGTTGTACCTAAACCTGCAGCAGGGGATATAGTTTCTGTAACATGTACTACGCTTACAGTGAAATGGAAGGGCAGTAGTGGTAATCAAAGCTACCTTGTAAAAGGAACTTATTTAGATCCATTTTCTAACGAGAAAACTGAAACTGATTCAGCCAACAATATTGCCTGTACAAGTAATCAAAATTGTACCGCAACTATTCCAGTAGTACCGGGTACAGTTGTCAAATGGACGGTACAAGCTGTGCAGGTAATAGATGATAAAACCTTTGTAAGCTACCCACTGCGCGGCAACCAAGAAGCTCATATTCTTACCTGTGAGCCAAGCCAAGTAATTAATAGTCCTACTTTTATTCCAAGTAAATCTCTTTTGTTAAATTCTGAAGGAGGAGCTAAAATGTACCCCAATCCAGTTACATCTATTTTAACCATTGATCTAAAAAATTCGTCGGAGAAAGTTATTTCCAAGAATGATGTAATTCAAATTTATGATGTAAAAGGTAATAAGGTCATTTCTAAACCAAGCACTCCTAATAATATGCGTTTGAATGTAAATCAATTAAAAAATGGTATTTACATTATCCAAATTGAAAATAGCCAGGGTAAAGTAGTTTACAAAGCCCGGTTTATAAAAGAATAA